A single window of Anaerolineales bacterium DNA harbors:
- a CDS encoding 4Fe-4S double cluster binding domain-containing protein has product MDIHFQNGERYQVIAASVLETLETEIRNFVSSSRINDFQRWIVDDLYCFTPPEADFSIESILLVAVPHPFYSEVTFQHHQKRYHCVSLVRSDFERTRNTLKRELSKGKFSFLEVESLPLKRLAVQSGLAVYGRNNITYIPEFGSNFSYIAFYSDLPPAVSSLSPVQVSTRCETCRACMRVCPTGAIQADAFLIDNERCLSYLNESSGPFPDWLPVSAHHTLYDCIQCQKYCPLNVDQKNNTGRRIEFSEAETDILLAGASFDDYPKGLKEKSLYLGMDQWPDGIAKNLKVLIDRDDAGIESTTAST; this is encoded by the coding sequence GTGGATATCCATTTTCAGAACGGCGAGCGGTATCAGGTAATCGCTGCGTCCGTGTTGGAAACGCTCGAAACAGAAATACGGAACTTTGTATCCAGCTCTCGAATCAACGATTTCCAAAGATGGATCGTCGACGACCTGTATTGTTTTACGCCTCCGGAAGCGGATTTCAGCATCGAGTCGATTCTGCTCGTTGCCGTCCCGCATCCGTTCTATTCCGAGGTCACGTTTCAACACCATCAGAAACGCTATCACTGCGTTTCGCTCGTGCGTTCCGATTTCGAGCGCACGAGGAATACGCTGAAGCGCGAATTATCGAAGGGGAAATTCAGCTTCCTGGAAGTGGAAAGCCTGCCCTTGAAACGCCTGGCCGTTCAAAGCGGATTGGCCGTCTACGGGCGCAACAACATCACCTATATCCCGGAATTCGGCAGCAATTTTTCCTACATCGCATTCTACTCGGATTTGCCGCCGGCCGTGTCCAGTTTATCTCCCGTTCAGGTCTCGACCCGCTGCGAAACATGCCGGGCCTGCATGCGCGTCTGCCCGACCGGCGCGATCCAGGCGGATGCGTTTCTTATCGACAACGAACGATGCCTGTCCTATTTGAACGAATCCAGCGGCCCGTTTCCCGACTGGCTCCCCGTGAGCGCGCATCACACGCTGTACGACTGCATCCAATGCCAGAAGTATTGTCCTTTGAACGTAGATCAAAAAAACAACACGGGAAGGCGGATCGAATTCAGCGAAGCGGAGACGGATATCCTGCTGGCAGGCGCTTCGTTCGACGATTATCCCAAAGGGTTGAAAGAGAAAAGCCTTTACCTGGGAATGGATCAGTGGCCGGATGGAATCGCCAAGAACCTGAAGGTGTTGATCGACAGGGATGATGCCGGGATCGAGTCGACGACGGCGTCCACCTGA
- a CDS encoding methyltransferase domain-containing protein — MTSSAMRLNRKPLGGCIRIEDKSVKRSGDEDKIVEYYNEFDEQGRLSNNWGQIEFLRTQNIVRRYLKRTPSVILDVGGAAGRYSCWLAKEGHEVHLIDPVPLHIQQARTASDHQPKAPLASCKVGDARQLEFDDEIADAVLLLGPLYHLVEVVDRKRCLSEAYRVLKSGGYLFAAGISRFASTTDGLFSGYFLDPVFREIMRGDLETGRHHNPTNNPAYFMDTFFHHPDELRAEVSDSGFEIAGLFAVEGISYLMKDFEKNWRIEDNRKFLLEIIGKIEEEASLIGASPHIMCVGVKS, encoded by the coding sequence TTGACATCATCGGCCATGCGCCTGAACCGCAAGCCGTTGGGCGGCTGCATTCGAATTGAGGATAAATCTGTGAAGCGATCAGGAGACGAAGATAAGATTGTAGAATATTACAACGAGTTTGATGAGCAAGGGCGTCTATCGAATAATTGGGGGCAAATAGAGTTCCTCCGAACCCAAAATATCGTCCGCCGTTATCTGAAAAGAACACCATCGGTAATCCTTGACGTTGGCGGCGCTGCCGGACGATATTCGTGCTGGCTGGCCAAAGAAGGCCATGAAGTACATTTGATAGACCCCGTGCCCTTGCATATCCAACAAGCACGAACGGCTTCGGATCATCAACCCAAAGCACCACTTGCGAGCTGCAAAGTTGGGGACGCACGCCAGCTAGAATTCGATGATGAAATTGCGGACGCCGTTTTGCTGCTTGGTCCGCTTTACCATTTGGTCGAGGTGGTCGATCGCAAACGTTGTTTGTCGGAAGCGTATCGGGTATTGAAAAGCGGCGGGTATTTGTTCGCAGCTGGAATATCCCGGTTTGCTTCTACAACGGATGGATTGTTCTCCGGATACTTTCTTGATCCGGTATTTCGGGAGATTATGCGGGGTGATTTGGAAACCGGGCGGCATCATAACCCGACCAATAACCCTGCGTATTTCATGGATACTTTTTTTCACCATCCGGACGAATTGAGGGCAGAAGTCTCCGATTCGGGATTCGAGATTGCCGGTTTGTTTGCAGTTGAAGGGATCAGCTATCTGATGAAAGATTTTGAAAAGAACTGGCGTATTGAAGACAATCGAAAGTTTTTACTCGAGATCATTGGCAAGATTGAAGAAGAAGCCAGTTTGATAGGGGCAAGCCCTCATATTATGTGTGTAGGGGTAAAGTCGTAG